The Leptolyngbya sp. CCY15150 genome contains a region encoding:
- a CDS encoding ferredoxin--nitrite reductase has product MTNVIGTSVQETATLNKFEKLKAEKDGLAVKSELGHFAQVGWEAMDKTDRDHRLKWLGVFFRPVTPGKFMLRLRMPHGLITSQQFRLLGAIIQRYGDDGSGDITTRQNIQLRGIGLEDIPGIFEQLEAAGLTSVQSGMDNVRNITGSPVSGIDAHELIDTRDLVQQVQDMITDRGQGNPEFTNLPRKFNIAIEGGRDNSVHAEINDIACVPAYRDGVLGFNVLVGGFFSAKRCEAAIPLDAWVSPEDVVAVCRAILEVYRDHGLRANRQKSRLMWLIDDWGLERFRAAVEEQMGRSLLPAAPKDELDWDKRDHIGVYPQAQAGFNYLGIHIPVGRLYASDMNELARLAEVYGTGELRLTVEQNVIIPHIPDSRLEACLAEPLLSDRFSVNPTPLMRSLVSCTGAQFCNFALIETKSRAVALVQELEAELEIPKSVRMHWTGCPNSCGQPQVAEIGLMGTKARKNGKAVDGVDIYMGGKVGKDAHLGTCVMKGIPCEDLKPVLTKILMDTFGAQPKVSA; this is encoded by the coding sequence GTGACCAACGTCATCGGCACATCCGTCCAAGAGACGGCCACACTGAATAAATTTGAAAAGCTGAAGGCCGAGAAAGATGGTTTGGCTGTCAAATCAGAATTAGGGCATTTTGCTCAGGTTGGCTGGGAAGCGATGGATAAAACCGATCGCGATCATCGGCTCAAGTGGCTGGGTGTGTTCTTCCGTCCAGTCACGCCAGGCAAGTTTATGCTGCGACTGCGGATGCCCCACGGGCTGATTACGAGTCAGCAGTTTCGGCTCTTAGGCGCGATTATCCAACGCTATGGAGATGACGGCAGTGGGGACATCACCACCCGTCAAAATATCCAGCTTCGCGGGATCGGCTTGGAAGATATTCCAGGTATCTTTGAGCAGCTTGAAGCGGCTGGACTCACCTCCGTACAGTCGGGTATGGATAATGTGCGCAATATCACCGGATCACCTGTTTCTGGCATTGATGCCCATGAGTTGATTGATACTCGGGACTTGGTGCAGCAGGTTCAGGATATGATCACCGATCGAGGTCAAGGAAATCCAGAGTTCACGAACCTTCCCCGTAAGTTCAATATTGCCATTGAAGGGGGTCGAGATAACTCGGTTCATGCTGAGATCAACGATATTGCCTGTGTGCCAGCCTATCGGGATGGGGTGTTGGGCTTCAATGTTTTGGTGGGAGGGTTTTTCTCCGCCAAGCGCTGTGAAGCGGCAATTCCTCTCGATGCTTGGGTGTCGCCGGAGGATGTGGTGGCGGTATGCCGTGCCATTTTGGAGGTATACCGGGATCACGGTCTGCGGGCCAATCGTCAAAAGTCGCGGCTTATGTGGCTGATTGATGATTGGGGGCTAGAGCGATTTCGGGCTGCGGTAGAGGAGCAGATGGGGCGATCGCTGCTTCCGGCTGCTCCTAAGGATGAGTTGGACTGGGATAAGCGCGACCATATTGGCGTCTATCCCCAAGCCCAAGCTGGTTTCAACTACCTGGGTATTCATATCCCTGTGGGTCGATTGTATGCCTCAGATATGAATGAGCTGGCTCGCTTGGCAGAGGTCTATGGAACGGGGGAACTGCGACTCACGGTGGAGCAGAATGTCATCATTCCCCATATCCCTGATTCTCGCCTAGAGGCTTGTTTAGCTGAACCTCTATTGAGCGATCGCTTTTCGGTGAATCCAACTCCTCTGATGCGATCGCTGGTCTCTTGCACTGGAGCCCAGTTCTGTAACTTTGCTCTGATTGAAACCAAAAGCCGAGCTGTTGCTCTGGTGCAGGAGCTAGAGGCCGAGCTAGAGATTCCTAAGTCGGTGCGGATGCACTGGACGGGGTGCCCCAACTCCTGCGGTCAACCGCAGGTTGCAGAGATCGGTTTGATGGGCACGAAAGCTCGGAAAAACGGTAAGGCAGTTGATGGTGTTGATATTTACATGGGTGGCAAAGTGGGTAAGGATGCCCACCTCGGCACCTGTGTGATGAAAGGAATTCCCTGTGAAGACCTCAAGCCTGTGTTGACGAAGATTCTGATGGATACCTTTGGTGCTCAACCTAAGGTGTCTGCCTAG
- a CDS encoding type II toxin-antitoxin system mRNA interferase toxin, RelE/StbE family: protein MRQIGWTPKSLRAFKRLVKRNPDLRSAIEQTLNQLSENPFHPSLQTHKLTGDLAGIWSASIDYKLRVLFEFVNDVETQEQSILLLNLGSHDDVY from the coding sequence ATGAGACAAATTGGCTGGACTCCCAAATCGTTGAGAGCTTTTAAGCGTCTAGTAAAACGTAACCCAGATTTACGCTCTGCAATTGAACAAACGCTGAATCAACTTTCCGAGAACCCGTTTCATCCCAGCTTACAAACCCATAAACTAACAGGCGATTTGGCTGGAATTTGGTCAGCTTCAATTGATTACAAACTGAGAGTCTTGTTTGAGTTTGTGAATGACGTAGAGACGCAAGAGCAATCCATTCTGCTATTAAATCTTGGTTCCCATGACGATGTGTACTAA
- a CDS encoding NACHT domain-containing protein, translating to MLEWLAVPAIEVGKWAFAELGKPALESYVQDFFKACLSGGVSRLKAAELKAPMNEAIGYFIKRFIKELQLNDVPDTSIHHHYRATIKTFVQDPAVRPILGKAFEKDCKKIDDAQLEQIWAQQDQGSGWQFPSEEFDWRGVCKEYMYEVKGIVKASPELRDILNSDLLEDIARNTAQRSPGFDIETYRASLQASYGYLKLYTLDSTDRVDAIKLWAMFIEQTVREALPPMRYDLPLDLRQKSEFSENSDFLTQPAQKVLEAVADSQRAVILGDPGAGKSSLLHYLALEWVEGKTEKLPLLIELREFALNPSTDFLEFLHSGRGVDWQFDQHQLHQHLLENPTLVMFNGLDEVFDRTSQATVIDDIIRFSQQYPNAQVLVTSRIIGYNPDRLRHSEFRHFTIQSLDTDEVHKFIDRWYDLSMGSDPDKVRLKQRLKDAIANSRAIANLADNPLLLTMMAILNRRQELPRDRADLYDQASRVLLYHWDVDHKRLPIPMDAIGRREKQEMLRLIAYEMQAGEDGLRGNLISADRLTRILTDYLRDQGFSEPREKANRLIQQLRDRNFILCDRGADTYGFMHRTFLEYFCAVEIVHRFEKQGILTFEQLRDKFFGQHWQDESWDEPLRLVCSIIDPNSSKQLIEFLLTQKPERIQASEVKVHDLRYLTLACDCLSEVSKNTELKELRQDLLQRMKSAILKPYAPLSQDAAEAVLHRIGKNYSDSLSWLKELLDWTEVVSLEEEYPQKNDLFKEIYGQKLCYVPMSAILTISKNFYSDPGTLEWLKSQVNSDYPLVPQTVISEVAHRFHDHPDTIDWLKKHAQDSEDTLQVSYHVIAKYYRDNPDTLFWFQRNLEDEWIEAQCRALEVMGKFYSNTPEIFSIIRGQFYKHQQSECFEAFMKSVVVQTIAESFPTHPETFRFMCEVVQEKIPVPQTDEMDRYYRGLILLTAIETLITHYPMNLQTTERLLHDRALNDPDEQLREWAQEQLVKWKNRKDSDTIQ from the coding sequence ATGTTGGAATGGTTGGCAGTCCCAGCAATAGAAGTGGGTAAGTGGGCCTTTGCAGAATTGGGCAAGCCTGCTCTAGAGAGCTATGTTCAAGATTTCTTCAAGGCTTGCTTGAGTGGCGGAGTCAGCCGACTCAAGGCCGCAGAACTAAAAGCGCCTATGAACGAAGCTATTGGCTATTTCATCAAGCGCTTCATTAAAGAGCTTCAGCTTAACGACGTTCCTGACACCAGTATTCATCATCACTATCGGGCAACAATCAAGACATTTGTGCAAGATCCAGCGGTGCGTCCCATCCTGGGAAAAGCCTTTGAAAAGGATTGTAAAAAAATTGATGATGCCCAGCTAGAGCAAATTTGGGCCCAACAGGATCAAGGCTCCGGATGGCAGTTTCCATCAGAAGAGTTTGATTGGCGGGGAGTTTGCAAAGAATATATGTACGAGGTCAAAGGCATTGTTAAAGCGAGTCCAGAGTTGCGGGATATTCTGAACTCTGACCTACTCGAAGACATTGCCCGCAATACCGCACAACGTTCACCCGGATTTGATATCGAGACCTATCGAGCGAGTTTGCAGGCCAGCTATGGCTATCTGAAGCTTTACACCCTCGACAGTACCGATCGCGTTGATGCCATCAAGCTCTGGGCAATGTTCATTGAGCAAACGGTGCGGGAAGCCTTGCCTCCCATGCGCTACGACCTGCCACTCGATCTCCGGCAGAAGTCGGAGTTCTCAGAGAACTCCGACTTCTTGACGCAACCTGCACAAAAAGTGTTAGAAGCCGTAGCCGACTCTCAGCGGGCGGTGATTTTAGGCGACCCAGGAGCGGGCAAGTCCAGCCTATTGCACTATCTCGCCCTGGAATGGGTCGAGGGCAAAACCGAAAAATTGCCACTATTGATCGAGTTACGAGAATTCGCCCTCAATCCATCGACCGACTTCCTTGAATTCCTCCATAGCGGTCGGGGCGTAGATTGGCAGTTTGATCAACATCAACTGCATCAGCATTTGTTAGAAAACCCAACGCTGGTGATGTTTAATGGTCTGGACGAGGTATTTGATCGCACCTCTCAAGCAACCGTCATCGACGACATCATTCGCTTTTCCCAGCAATATCCCAACGCACAGGTGTTAGTCACGTCTCGCATCATCGGCTATAACCCCGATCGCCTCCGGCACAGCGAGTTCCGTCACTTCACAATTCAATCCCTAGATACCGACGAAGTCCACAAGTTTATCGATCGCTGGTATGACCTGTCGATGGGCAGCGATCCTGACAAAGTGCGGCTGAAACAGCGATTGAAGGATGCTATTGCTAATTCTAGGGCGATCGCTAACCTAGCAGACAATCCGCTATTGCTGACCATGATGGCAATTTTAAATCGGCGGCAGGAGTTACCCCGCGATCGCGCCGACCTCTATGACCAGGCTTCGCGAGTATTGCTCTACCACTGGGATGTGGATCACAAGCGGTTGCCGATTCCGATGGATGCGATCGGACGACGGGAAAAGCAGGAGATGTTGCGCCTGATTGCCTATGAGATGCAGGCAGGAGAAGACGGACTGAGGGGAAATCTCATCAGTGCCGATCGCCTCACCCGCATTTTGACCGACTATTTGCGCGATCAGGGCTTCAGTGAACCCCGCGAAAAAGCTAATCGGTTGATTCAACAACTGCGCGATCGCAACTTCATCCTCTGCGACCGTGGAGCCGACACCTATGGCTTCATGCATCGCACCTTTTTAGAGTATTTTTGTGCCGTTGAAATTGTTCATCGCTTTGAGAAACAAGGCATCCTCACCTTTGAGCAACTTCGAGATAAGTTTTTTGGGCAGCACTGGCAAGATGAAAGCTGGGATGAGCCATTACGTTTAGTGTGTAGCATAATTGATCCAAATTCCTCTAAGCAGCTAATTGAGTTTTTACTTACTCAAAAGCCGGAGCGTATACAGGCATCAGAAGTCAAAGTTCATGACTTACGATACTTGACCTTAGCCTGTGATTGTCTCTCCGAAGTTTCTAAAAATACTGAATTGAAAGAATTACGCCAAGACTTACTACAGAGAATGAAGAGTGCGATACTAAAGCCTTATGCTCCACTAAGTCAGGATGCAGCAGAAGCAGTCTTGCATCGAATTGGAAAAAACTATTCTGATAGCCTCTCATGGCTCAAAGAATTACTAGATTGGACAGAGGTAGTCTCGCTCGAAGAAGAATACCCTCAAAAAAACGATCTCTTCAAAGAGATTTATGGACAAAAACTATGTTATGTACCAATGTCAGCTATATTAACGATTTCCAAGAATTTTTATTCTGATCCAGGCACTTTAGAATGGCTTAAATCTCAGGTAAATAGTGATTACCCTCTTGTTCCACAAACAGTAATATCTGAAGTTGCTCACAGATTCCATGATCACCCAGACACAATTGATTGGTTAAAGAAACATGCTCAAGATAGTGAGGATACTCTGCAGGTTTCATACCATGTAATTGCAAAATATTATCGAGATAATCCCGACACATTATTCTGGTTTCAGCGCAATCTAGAAGATGAGTGGATAGAAGCACAGTGCCGTGCTCTAGAAGTTATGGGAAAGTTTTACAGTAACACACCTGAAATATTTTCCATTATTAGAGGACAGTTTTACAAACACCAGCAAAGCGAGTGTTTTGAAGCTTTCATGAAGTCTGTAGTTGTACAAACAATTGCTGAGAGTTTCCCAACTCATCCTGAAACCTTCCGTTTTATGTGTGAAGTTGTACAGGAGAAGATACCAGTTCCTCAGACTGATGAGATGGATAGGTACTATAGAGGTTTAATACTTTTAACGGCGATAGAGACCTTGATTACACACTATCCTATGAATTTGCAAACAACTGAGCGGCTGTTACACGATCGCGCCCTCAATGACCCCGATGAGCAATTGCGAGAATGGGCACAGGAACAGTTAGTCAAATGGAAAAATCGTAAGGATTCAGATACAATTCAGTAA
- the ntrB gene encoding nitrate ABC transporter permease, translating into MTAPVSMKRRRSKFAFQPLVQWAYKRLKDLVPPAIAVVIFLVVWQLLTMSPDANLPSPVRTLEDTWELIVDPFFDNGGIDKGLFWQILTSLQRVALGFSLAAVVGIGLGILVGTNKLMYQALDPIFQVLRTVPPLAWLPISLAGFQQANPSAIFVIFITAIWPIIINTTEGVLQIPQDYNNVSRVLRLSRTTYFFKVLFPSTVPYIFTGLKIGIGLSWLAIIAAEMLIGGVGIGFFIWDAWNSSRVSDIIIAIIYVGIVGLLLDKFITYLSKLVVPEEQKS; encoded by the coding sequence ATGACTGCACCTGTAAGCATGAAGCGCCGACGATCTAAATTTGCTTTTCAACCGCTTGTTCAGTGGGCCTATAAACGACTCAAGGACTTGGTTCCCCCAGCGATCGCCGTGGTGATCTTTTTGGTTGTGTGGCAACTGTTAACCATGAGTCCAGATGCTAATCTTCCCAGCCCGGTTCGCACCTTAGAAGATACCTGGGAGCTAATTGTCGATCCCTTCTTCGATAACGGTGGAATTGATAAAGGTCTGTTTTGGCAAATTCTGACCAGCCTGCAGCGGGTTGCCCTAGGGTTTTCCTTGGCGGCGGTAGTGGGTATTGGGCTAGGCATTCTGGTCGGCACCAATAAGTTAATGTATCAAGCCCTGGATCCCATTTTCCAGGTGCTGAGAACCGTTCCGCCCTTGGCCTGGCTGCCGATTTCCTTGGCAGGGTTTCAGCAGGCGAATCCCTCGGCAATTTTTGTCATCTTTATTACCGCCATCTGGCCAATTATTATCAACACCACGGAAGGGGTGCTGCAAATTCCCCAAGACTACAACAACGTCTCTCGGGTTTTGCGCCTGAGCCGCACCACCTACTTTTTCAAGGTGCTCTTTCCGTCCACCGTTCCCTATATTTTTACCGGGCTGAAAATTGGCATTGGTCTTTCCTGGCTCGCCATTATTGCTGCAGAGATGCTGATTGGTGGCGTTGGTATTGGTTTCTTTATCTGGGATGCTTGGAACAGCTCTCGGGTCAGCGACATTATCATCGCGATTATCTACGTGGGTATTGTGGGACTCTTGCTGGATAAATTCATCACCTATCTCAGTAAACTAGTTGTTCCTGAAGAGCAGAAAAGCTAA
- the chrA gene encoding chromate efflux transporter, producing the protein MNTKRDRLRDLAQLFLRLGAAGFGGPQAHIAMQLDEVVVQRQWLTTEQFSEGLAICEMLPGPASTQLGIYIGYVRAGQLGALIAGLCFITPAFLILVFLSWMYFRFQSLPQLEYLFLGISPVVVAIIVGFCWKLAKRTLRDWIGGAIAIATIVVMLALSINVLLTFIIAGILGLVIYGPRMSTPPNPPVNSAWLLPLLPTMSLTLATVGVPGEVLALSSFWGLERLQDYALPLASFFLQVGSFIFGGGLVIIPLLEAEVVDHLHWLTRTEFINGVALGQLTPGPVVITAAFVGYKVAGVVGALIATIAIFTPSFAFIMLASPILSRIRRSPWVRAFLRGVTSAVIGAVAAASVPLAQTAFTQDTVVLSGITIAIAIAALVALLRFKTPAWQLVPAGAVMGLLVGTLVGS; encoded by the coding sequence ATGAACACGAAACGCGATCGCCTCCGAGACCTGGCTCAACTCTTTCTGCGCTTGGGCGCAGCCGGGTTTGGCGGCCCCCAAGCCCACATCGCCATGCAGCTTGATGAAGTGGTAGTGCAGCGGCAGTGGTTGACGACGGAGCAATTCTCGGAAGGGCTAGCGATTTGTGAAATGCTGCCGGGGCCAGCCTCTACCCAACTAGGCATTTACATCGGCTATGTCCGTGCCGGACAGCTTGGTGCCTTGATTGCCGGGCTATGCTTCATCACGCCAGCGTTTCTAATTCTGGTGTTTTTGTCTTGGATGTACTTTCGGTTTCAAAGCCTGCCCCAGCTAGAATATCTGTTCTTAGGCATCTCCCCGGTCGTCGTGGCCATCATCGTCGGCTTTTGCTGGAAGTTGGCCAAACGTACCCTACGGGACTGGATAGGAGGGGCGATCGCGATCGCGACCATCGTGGTTATGCTGGCCCTGTCCATCAATGTGCTGCTGACGTTCATCATCGCTGGCATTTTGGGATTGGTGATCTACGGCCCGAGAATGAGCACACCGCCCAATCCTCCCGTCAACTCGGCCTGGCTGCTGCCGCTCCTGCCCACCATGTCGTTGACCCTAGCAACCGTAGGCGTTCCGGGGGAAGTCTTAGCCCTATCTAGTTTCTGGGGTCTGGAGCGCTTGCAGGACTATGCCCTGCCACTAGCCAGCTTTTTCTTGCAGGTGGGCAGCTTCATCTTTGGCGGCGGCCTCGTGATCATTCCGCTCTTAGAAGCTGAGGTGGTGGATCACCTCCATTGGCTCACCCGTACTGAATTTATCAACGGTGTTGCCCTTGGTCAGCTTACGCCCGGCCCCGTGGTGATCACCGCAGCCTTTGTGGGCTATAAAGTGGCGGGGGTTGTGGGAGCCCTGATCGCCACGATCGCCATCTTTACGCCATCCTTCGCCTTCATTATGCTGGCTTCACCCATCCTGTCTCGCATCCGCCGCAGTCCCTGGGTGCGGGCCTTTTTGCGGGGAGTGACCAGCGCTGTGATTGGGGCCGTGGCCGCCGCATCGGTGCCCTTAGCCCAAACAGCCTTTACCCAAGACACGGTGGTGCTGTCCGGGATCACCATCGCGATCGCGATCGCCGCCCTGGTGGCCCTATTGCGCTTTAAAACCCCCGCATGGCAGCTCGTACCAGCGGGGGCAGTCATGGGTTTACTGGTCGGTACCCTAGTCGGCTCCTAG
- the def gene encoding peptide deformylase — protein sequence MTAQILVEKTKLETPPLTLHYLGDRVLRQPAKRIAKVDDSVRQLIKEMLQTMYSEDGIGLAAPQVGVHKQLIVVDCDPENAASPPLVLINPVIKSSSPETCAYEEGCLSIPGVYLGVTRPEVIEVAYKDENGRPQRLKAKGLLSRAIQHEIDHLNGVMFVDRVDNGIALTQALDKQGFSIQAVQAISA from the coding sequence ATGACAGCTCAAATACTAGTTGAAAAAACAAAATTAGAAACGCCACCCCTGACCTTGCACTATCTGGGCGATCGCGTTCTGCGGCAGCCAGCCAAGCGGATTGCTAAGGTGGATGACTCTGTACGGCAATTGATCAAAGAGATGTTGCAGACCATGTACAGCGAAGATGGCATTGGTCTAGCGGCTCCTCAAGTGGGGGTGCATAAGCAACTGATTGTCGTGGATTGCGATCCAGAAAATGCAGCTTCGCCTCCCCTAGTGCTCATCAACCCGGTGATCAAGTCTTCATCCCCCGAAACCTGTGCCTACGAGGAAGGTTGTTTGAGTATTCCCGGTGTGTACCTCGGGGTGACGCGCCCGGAGGTGATCGAGGTGGCCTATAAAGATGAGAATGGTCGTCCTCAGCGGTTAAAAGCAAAAGGACTGCTGTCCCGCGCAATTCAACATGAAATCGATCACCTCAACGGTGTCATGTTTGTGGATCGGGTAGACAATGGTATTGCTTTGACCCAAGCTCTGGATAAGCAGGGTTTCTCGATCCAGGCAGTTCAGGCCATTTCGGCGTAG
- a CDS encoding CmpA/NrtA family ABC transporter substrate-binding protein: MTRLSRRKFILTASATAAGTFLLNACSSGSDSDTSTVEAVDIDPADAPEVTAAKLGFIALTDSAPLIIAQEKGFFAKYGMTEVSVEKQASWGTTRDNLVLGSEGGGIDGAHILTPMPYLISEGIVTDGRKVPMYILARLNVNGQGISLSNDYLDLEVGVDSSPLKEVFAERKAAGQEVKAAMTFPGGTHDLWIRYWLAAGGIDPDNDVSTIVVPPPQMVANVKVGNMDAFCVGEPWPLQTVNQEIGYNALTTGELWKDHPEKAFGMRADWVDQNPNAAKALLKATLEAQIWCSQAENKEEMCQILSKRAWFNVPYDDIIDRSVGTFDYGTGKVLDQPDLMQKYWEDNASYPYKSHDLWFLTENIRWGYLPPDTDTAAMVDAVNREDLWREAAIAIGQESAIPADPSRGLETFFDGIQFDPADPQAYLDSLAIKRV; the protein is encoded by the coding sequence ATGACTCGACTTTCTAGACGCAAGTTTATTTTGACCGCTAGCGCTACGGCTGCGGGTACATTTCTTCTTAACGCTTGCTCATCTGGATCCGATAGCGACACTTCGACGGTCGAGGCAGTAGATATCGATCCGGCTGATGCGCCAGAAGTAACCGCAGCAAAACTCGGCTTCATTGCCCTCACCGACTCGGCTCCCCTGATCATTGCTCAGGAAAAAGGTTTCTTTGCTAAATACGGCATGACCGAGGTATCGGTTGAAAAGCAGGCATCCTGGGGCACCACCCGTGACAACCTGGTGCTGGGGTCTGAAGGCGGCGGCATTGACGGAGCCCATATTCTCACCCCTATGCCTTACCTGATTTCTGAAGGTATTGTCACCGACGGGCGCAAGGTTCCCATGTATATCCTGGCTCGTTTGAATGTGAATGGTCAGGGAATTTCCTTATCCAATGACTATCTCGACTTGGAAGTTGGCGTTGATAGCAGCCCGCTGAAAGAGGTCTTTGCTGAACGGAAGGCAGCGGGACAAGAAGTTAAAGCAGCCATGACCTTCCCTGGCGGCACCCACGATCTGTGGATCCGCTATTGGCTAGCGGCAGGCGGTATTGATCCCGATAACGATGTCTCCACCATTGTGGTGCCACCTCCGCAAATGGTTGCCAATGTGAAAGTGGGCAACATGGATGCTTTCTGTGTGGGAGAACCTTGGCCCTTGCAAACGGTTAACCAAGAGATTGGCTATAATGCCCTCACCACGGGTGAACTCTGGAAAGATCACCCAGAAAAGGCGTTCGGTATGAGAGCTGACTGGGTGGATCAGAACCCCAATGCCGCTAAGGCTCTGCTGAAGGCTACCTTAGAAGCTCAAATTTGGTGTAGCCAGGCAGAAAATAAAGAGGAGATGTGTCAAATCTTGTCCAAGCGGGCCTGGTTTAACGTACCCTACGATGACATCATCGATCGCTCTGTGGGTACCTTTGACTACGGTACGGGCAAGGTACTCGACCAACCTGACCTGATGCAGAAGTATTGGGAAGATAATGCGTCTTATCCTTACAAGAGTCATGACCTTTGGTTCCTCACCGAAAATATCCGCTGGGGTTACCTGCCGCCGGATACGGACACCGCTGCTATGGTTGATGCCGTGAACCGCGAAGATCTATGGCGGGAAGCAGCGATCGCCATTGGACAAGAATCGGCGATTCCGGCTGACCCCTCTCGTGGCCTTGAAACCTTCTTTGACGGCATTCAGTTTGATCCAGCCGATCCACAGGCTTATCTCGATAGCCTAGCCATTAAACGAGTGTAG